A DNA window from Caretta caretta isolate rCarCar2 chromosome 7, rCarCar1.hap1, whole genome shotgun sequence contains the following coding sequences:
- the LRRTM3 gene encoding leucine-rich repeat transmembrane neuronal protein 3 isoform X2, with protein MGFNVIRLLSGSAVSLVLAPTVLLTMLSSAERGCPKSCRCEGKMVYCESQKLQEIPLTISAGCLGLSLRYNSLQKLKHNQFKGLNQLTWLYLDHNHISNIDENAFNGIRRLKELILSSNRIAFFLNNTFRPVTNLRNLDLSYNQLQSLGSEQFRGLRKLLSLHLRSNSLRTIPVRIFQDCRNLELLDLGYNRIRSLARNVFAGMIRLKELHLEHNQFSKLNLALFPRLVSLQNLYLQWNKISVIGQTMSWTWSSLQRLDLSGNEIEAFSGPSVFQCVPNLQRLNLDSNKLTFIGQEILDSWISLNDISLAGNIWECSRNICSLVNWLKSFKGLRENTIICASPKELQGVNVIDAVKNYSICGKSTTERFELARAPPKPTFKPKLTRPKHDSKPPLPPTIGTTESSSELEHDTEHISFHKIIAGSVALFLSVLVILLVIYVSWKRYPASMKQLQQHSLMRRHRKKKRQSLKQMTPTTQEFYVDYKPTNTETSEMLLNGTGPCTYNKSGSRECEY; from the exons ATGg GTTTCAATGTAATTAGGCTACTGAGCGGATCAGCTGTATCCCTGGTACTAGCCCCTACTGTATTACTGACAATGCTTTCTTCTGCTGAACGAGGATGCCCTAAGAGCTGTAGGTGTGAAGGAAAAATGGTATATTGTGAATCTCAGAAATTACAGGAGATACCCTTGACTATATCTGCTGGTTGTTTAGGTTTGTCCCTTCGCTATAACAGCCTCCAAAAACTAAAACATAATCAGTTTAAAGGTCTAAATCAGCTCACCTGGCTGTATCTAGACCATAACCACATCAGCAATATTGACGAAAATGCTTTCAATGGAATACGCAGACTAAAAGAGTTGATCCTGAGTTCCAACAGAATCGCCTTTTTTCTTAATAATACCTTCAGACCTGTGACAAATCTCCGTAACTTGGATCTGTCATACAATCAGCTGCAGTCTCTGGGATCTGAACAGTTCAGGGGCTTAAGGAAGCTGCTGAGTTTACATTTGCGATCCAATTCCCTAAGAACCATCCCTGTTCGAATATTCCAAGATTGTAGGAATCTTGAACTTCTGGACCTGGGTTACAATCGCATCCGAAGTTTAGCAAGGAATGTCTTTGCAGGCATGATCAGGCTGAAGGAGCTTCACCTGGAGCACAATCAGTTTTCTAAGCTCAACCTGGCACTTTTTCCAAGACTAGTCAGCCTTCAAAACCTTTATTTACAGTGGAATAAAATCAGTGTGATAGGACAAACTATGTCCTGGACCTGGAGCTCATTACAAAGGCTTGATTTATCTGGTAATGAAATAGAAGCTTTCAGTGGACCTAGTGTTTTTCAGTGTGTGCCCAATTTACAGCGCCTCAATCTGGATTCAAACAAGCTCACATTTATTGGTCAAGAAATTTTGGATTCTTGGATATCCCTCAATGATATCAGCCTTGCTGGGAATATATGGGAATGCAGCAGAAACATTTGCTCTCTGGTAAACTGGCTAAAAAGTTTTAAAGGGCTGAGGGAAAATACAATTATCTGTgccagccccaaagagctgcaAGGGGTGAATGTTATTGATGCAGTGAAAAACTACAGCATCTGTGGCAAAAGTACTACAGAGAGGTTTGAATTAGCAAGAGCTCCCCCAAAGCCAACATTTAAACCAAAACTCACCAGGCCTAAACATGACAGcaagcctcctctgcccccaacTATCGGAACCACCGAATCCAGCTCAGAACTCGAGCATGACACAGAACACATCTCCTTTCATAAAATAATAGCAGGGAGTGTGGCCCTTTTTTTGTCTGTGCTTGTGATCCTGCTGGTAATCTATGTGTCATGGAAGCGTTACCCAGCCAGTATGAAGCAGCTGCAGCAACACTCTCTCATGCGaaggcacaggaaaaaaaaacgaCAGTCACTGAAGCAAATGACTCCAACCACACAGGAATTTTATGTAGATTATAAACCTACCAACACTGAAACCAGTGAGATGTTGCTGAATGGAACGGGACCCTGCACGTATAACAAATCAGGCTCCAGGGAATGTGAG